In Methylotenera mobilis JLW8, the following are encoded in one genomic region:
- a CDS encoding sensor histidine kinase — protein sequence MNKSKTIPTDIAEIIDACPYGIITVDSTSLVNYANSAFTKVTGIEVDSIINTPNHTMWQTLLKHYSVDGNMKTYIGGVLTLRARDSAKVVRLSCQLPKQSNTKQILYFQDITAESEVDNMKSEFLYSATHELRNPIAIIFGFSELLLNTEFNRDASIDILETIHEQAKELNHLTNELLDIARIESRKGKDFSLSEEAIENILLTVRKEWAGRVEEERIILTMPTQIPSVFIDKDKIKQAISNIMSNACKYSPESSVVSIEVILDKVTSDSMVGITIRDEGFGMSTEDLDHIFERFWRSDRFRNLPGTGLGMSIVKEIIEYHQGLIEIDSAVNQGTTVTLWLPVYIDLASIM from the coding sequence TTGAATAAGTCAAAAACAATCCCTACCGATATCGCTGAAATTATCGATGCTTGCCCATATGGCATCATAACAGTAGATAGCACCAGCTTAGTCAATTATGCTAACTCAGCATTCACGAAGGTGACGGGGATTGAGGTAGACAGCATCATCAACACACCCAATCATACTATGTGGCAAACGTTGCTAAAACACTACTCAGTAGATGGCAACATGAAAACATATATTGGTGGTGTCTTGACATTAAGGGCAAGAGACTCAGCAAAAGTGGTTAGATTGAGCTGCCAACTACCCAAACAAAGCAACACCAAGCAAATACTTTATTTTCAAGACATTACAGCTGAATCTGAAGTTGATAATATGAAAAGCGAGTTTTTATATTCCGCCACCCATGAGCTACGCAATCCAATTGCTATTATTTTTGGCTTTTCCGAACTTCTATTGAATACAGAATTTAATCGTGATGCATCAATCGATATTCTTGAAACCATACACGAGCAAGCAAAAGAGCTCAATCACCTCACGAACGAACTACTCGATATTGCCAGAATAGAATCACGCAAAGGCAAAGACTTTTCTTTATCTGAAGAAGCTATCGAGAATATATTACTGACAGTACGTAAAGAATGGGCTGGCAGAGTGGAAGAGGAAAGAATAATCCTCACTATGCCAACACAGATTCCCAGTGTATTTATCGACAAAGATAAAATAAAACAAGCAATCAGCAATATCATGAGCAATGCCTGCAAATATTCGCCTGAAAGCAGTGTAGTTTCTATTGAGGTCATATTAGACAAGGTAACATCAGATAGCATGGTTGGCATCACTATCCGCGATGAAGGATTTGGCATGTCAACAGAAGATCTTGATCACATATTTGAACGATTCTGGCGTTCAGACAGATTCAGAAATTTACCAGGTACAGGCTTAGGTATGTCAATCGTAAAGGAAATCATTGAATACCATCAAGGTTTAATTGAAATTGATAGCGCAGTTAATCAAGGCACCACCGTCACACTTTGGTTACCTGTCTATATTGATTTAGCATCAATCATGTAA
- a CDS encoding response regulator gives MEKLLIIDDGYELFNSLQLSFGYDEYKISQAKNEQQAIKLAETEVPKIIIMNLTATGDYGLDKLKKLKETAQLKKSNLILLSTQAQQKEISKEVNDDATYFIPQPFSPNDLTTVLTGIRTKEFAKNSKISV, from the coding sequence ATGGAAAAATTGTTAATTATTGATGATGGGTACGAGTTGTTTAATAGCTTACAACTCTCGTTTGGCTATGATGAGTATAAGATATCGCAAGCAAAAAATGAGCAACAAGCTATAAAACTAGCAGAAACAGAAGTACCAAAAATCATCATTATGAATTTAACCGCTACAGGTGATTACGGACTAGATAAATTAAAAAAATTAAAAGAGACAGCTCAACTTAAAAAAAGTAATCTAATTTTGTTATCTACACAGGCACAACAAAAGGAAATCTCTAAAGAAGTGAACGATGATGCTACTTACTTCATCCCCCAGCCATTTAGCCCCAACGACCTCACTACAGTGCTAACTGGCATAAGAACAAAAGAGTTTGCCAAAAATAGTAAAATATCAGTTTAG